The Polaromonas sp. SP1 DNA window GCTCGCGCTGGCCTCGCTGCTGTTCTTCAACCGTGCGACGGCCTTCGACATCACCGCCCTGTATTTCTGCGGCTCCTACGCACTCGGCATGCTGGCCTTCTGGGCATCCCGCAATCTGGGCGCACGGCGCGGCTTCTGGTTCGCCACCATGGCGGTCATGGGTGCTCTGGCCCTGGCGCTCGATTTCAGGGGCCGCCTCGTGGTCGCGCTGGTCACCGCCTTCGGGCTGGTGGGGCTTTCCAGTCTTCAATCCGACGCCTGGCCGGTGCGCTGGCTGCAGCAGCGCCGCCTGGTGCAACTTGGCCGCATCTCGTACTCGGTGTTCCTCATCCACTTCCCGGTGTGCCTGTTGGTCAACGCTGTCGTTGGCTACTTCTGGCCAACGCAGCTTGCTGCCAACGTGGCGGGTTTGCTGTTGGCGTTCATGCTTTCGCTGCTGGCTGGCAGCGTGCTCTACCGATGGGTAGAGTGCCGGCCCGTGCTCGAGGGCCATGGCTGGATTCGCCGCATTTTTGCGAACTAAAAACGGCTCTAGCCCAGACGCCACCTGGGCATCTAGCTATCAAATTGGTAGCGCAGCCGGTTGCGGCCCAACGCACAGGCTCAGCGCCTGAACATCTCCAGCTTCAACTCCGCAGGCTCGCCCAGCCATGAGGCATGCGTCGTGTGGTCCGCCAGGTCATCGCCGGTCAGGCCATGCACAAACACATCGAGCCCTTTGCGTTCGCTCTCCAGCCACGGGATGAGGCGGTCAAACTTCTCACTGTCAAACGCCAGCTGGCAGCTCCACCGCGGATGCGGCCCGACCTCGCGCTCATGCACACGCCCCACGGCCACGCCAAAAAGCTCGCCCGCCTTTTCGCACAGCGCGCGCGCCTGCTCGGTCTTTCCGGGGCCGAAATAAACATGGGCGTGATAGCGGGCGAAGAGGTTTTCGGGGCGTTGGGTCATGGGTGGCGAAATGCGTTGTCGCTGATCTGGGAACCCATTATTTGCGGCCTGCGCAGGCTGTGTTGCGAAAGGGGCTTTGACTGCATATACTGTATATATATACAGTTTTTACTCGGCCATTTCCAGTCTCCACACGCCCATTTCCAGGCAACCCACCATGTCCGACGCCACCATCCCCATCCACGCCATCAAAGGCCGCGGCACGGCCACGCGCATGCCGCACCGGTTTGAAAAAGACGTGCGCAGCGCGTGGGACGACGGCTGGGGCACGCTGGAGGGCGATGCGGCGGGCGAGGCGCCGCGGATTGAAACCAGCGTGACGATGGAAGACGCGCGCAGCGCCATCGTCGGCAACGACTCGCCGGACATCTTTTTTGACTACAGCATCAACCCCTACCGTGGTTGTGAGCACGGCTGCGTGTACTGCTATGCGCGGCCCACGCACAGCTATCTCAATCTTTCGCCCGGGCTGGACTTTGAAACGAAGATCATCGCCAAGCGCAACATTGCCGAGGTGTTGCGCGCCGACCTGCGCAAGCGCAGCTATGTGCCGCGCCTGCTCAATATCGGCTCGGCCACCGACTGCTACCAGCCCGCCGAGCGCGAGCTGCGCCTGACGCGCAGCATCATCGAGGTGATGCAGGAAGTGAAACACCCGTTCTCGCTGATCACCAAATCCAGCGGCGTAGAGCGCGACCTGGATTTGCTGGCGCCGCTGGCCGCCGACAAGCTGGCCGCAGCCTACGTGACCATCACCACACTCGACGGCGAGCTGGCGCGCAAACTGGAGCCGCGCGCGGCCGCGCCGCACCGGCGGCTGCGCACCATTCGCACGTTGGCAGAGCACGGCATTCCAGTCGGCGTGAGTGTGGCGCCGCAAATCCCGTTTGTGAACGACGACATGGAGCATGTGCTGGAGGCGGCCTGGGAGGCGGGCGCGCGCAGCGCCTTCTACACCGTGATCCGCCTGCCCTGGGAGGTGGCGCCCATCTTCAAGGAATGGCTGGAGCTGCACTACCCGCAGCGCGCCGCGCGCATCATGGCCCGCATCCACGAGATGCGCGGCGGCAAGGATTACGACGCCGATTTCGCCACGCGCATGAAAGGCCATGGCCTGTGGGCAGAGCTGATCAAGCAGCGCTTTGAGAAAGCCTGCAGCCGCATCGGCTTTAACCGCCAGCGCATTGAGCTGGACCTGAGCCGTTTTCAACCGCCAGGCCCGCCCGGCACGGCGGGGCAGGGCAGCCTTTTCTGAGGGAAGGCTATAGTCCAAAAAACGTGTGCATCACACCTCATGCCGTCTAAAGATAAAAGGAGTTCATCTTGGCCCTAGAGTGGAAATATTCATCGGAAGGCATGACCGCTGCGGACTGGGAAGAGTTGTCGAACCTCTACCGCATTGCGCCGCTCGGCGAGAAGAAGCCCGCCGACCTCCAGCTTGTGTTTTCCAACAGCATGTTCAAGTGTTTTGTGTATGACGCGGGCAACCTGATTGCGGCCGGGCGCGCCGTCGCAGATGGAAAAGACTGCTCTTACATCTGCGACATCGCGGTTGCACCCGACCGCCAGGGCTCTGGCCTGGGCAAGGAGATGGTGGCGGCGCTGGTGCGGCTTTCCCAGGGCCACAAAAAGATCATCCTGTATGCGGTGCCCGGCAAAGAGCCGTTCTACCGCAAGCTCGGCTTCAAGCGCATGGCGACGGCCATGGCGATCTTTGCCAACCAGGAGCAGGCGCTCAAGGACGGCTTGCTCACCGACAACTGAGCGCGCAGGGATTCACCCAGGTGGAAAGCACCCGCATCCTCATCAGCCTTCAGGAGCAGACCCTGCGCCTGTTCCGCAGCAGCGAGCTGCTGCGCGAATACCCGGTATCCACCGCCCGCAACGGCGCAGGCGAAATGCAGGGCAGCGCCTGCACGCCGCGGGGTCTGCATGTCGTCCGCGCAAAGATAGGCGCGGGCCGCGAGATGGGCACGGTGTTTGTCGGTCGCAGGCCCACGGGCGAGGTGTGGAATGCCGAGCTGGCCGAAGCCAATCCGGAACGGGACTGGATACTCACCCGCATCCTCTGGCTGTGCGGCCGCGAGCCCGGCAAGAACCGCTTTGGCGAGGTCGACACCATGCGCCGCTATATCTACATCCACGGCTGCCCTGACGATGCGCCCATGGGCGAGCCCTTGTCGCATGGCTGTGTGCGCATGCGCAACGCCGATGTGGTTGAACTGTTTGATCTGGTGGCGCCCGGCACCGAGGTGGTGATCGACTGTTAACGCAGGTAGCTTCGGTTCAGCCGCACTTCAAGCTTTTTCTGCAGCGTCTCAAACGAGGCGCTCATCGCCCAATAAATGCCTGCTGCCGCCAGGTACAGCGGAAAGGGCTGGAAGGTCGTGGCAATCACTTCCTTGGTCGCCAGCATCAGCTCGCCCACCGCAATCACCGACACCAGCGAGGTGTCCTTGATCAGGCTGATCAGGCTGTTGGAGAGGCTGGGCACGGCCAGGCGCAGGGCCTGTGGGCCGATCACGTAGCGCAGCGTTTGCGCCTGCGTCAGGCCCAGGCTGCGGGCCGCATTCCACTGGCCGTGTTCCACGCCGTTGATCGCGCCGCGAATCGTCTCTGACAGGTAGGCGCCTACGTTCAGGCTCAGGCCCAGGATGCCCGCGCTGATCGGGTCGAACTGGATGCCGATGCTGGGCAGGCCGAAGTAGATGACAAAGAGCTGCACCAGCAGCGGCGTGCCGCGCATGCAGCTGACATACAGCGTCGCAAACTGCGAAAGCACGGGCACCTTTGCCAGCCGGGTGACGGCCACGAGGGTGCCGATGATGGCACCGAAGAAAACAGACGCTACCGCCAGCAGCAGCGTCCACGCCGCTCCCTTGAGCATCAGCGGCAAAGCGTCGCGCAGCAACTGGGTCAAGCCGGTCAGGTCCATACGGGGTCTCCACAAATAAAAACCCCGGCGCAGAGCCGGGGTGTATCAGGCACCTGCCAAAGGGCGGCGCGCGGCTGATCGAATGTTACTTCGCTTATTTCGTTGCGACAGGCGGCTTGCTCACGTCGCGGTCAAACCACTTGGTGGAGATCTTCGCGAAGCTGCCGTCGGCCTGCAGATCGGCCAGGGCCTTGTCGATGGCGGCCTTGAACTTCGGGTTGTTCTTCACGAAAGGAATGCCGGACTTTTCCAGGTCGCCGACCGGCGCGCCGGGCTTGAGCGGCAGCTTGGTCTGCTTGACGATGTAGGGGATCAAGAGGCTGTCGTTCAGCGCTGCGTCGATACGGCCCAGTGCCAGGTCCTGCAGGTACTCTTGCGCGCCTGGGTAGGTCTTGACGTCGATGCCGCCCACCTTCTTGGCGATGTCGGCGTAGTTGGTGCCCTGGCCGAGGCCGAGCTTTTTGCCTTTGAGGTCGGCCAGTGATTTGAACTCGCGTTTTTCGTCCTTGCGGATGATCAGCTGCGGGGCCGAGATGGTGTAGGGCTCGGAGAAGTCAAAGGTCTCCTTGCGTTTGTCGGTGATGCCGACCTGGTTGATCACCACGTCGTACTTGCCGGCCTGCAGGCCCGCAAGGATGGCGCTCCATTCGCTGGTCGAGAACTCGGCCTTGACGCCCAGCTTTTGCGCGAGCGCATTGGCCAGTTCCACTTCAAAGCCGGCGAGCTGGCCGCCTTCCTTGTAGTTAAAGGGCGGGTAGGTGCCTTCGAGTGCGACCTTGAGTGTGCCGCGCTGCTTGACGGTGTCGAGCAGGTCGGCGGCGCTGGCGCCCAAAGCGAGTGTCAAAAGGAGCGTGGAAGCGACAGCTTTACGGATATTCATATTCAACCCTTGCATAAGAGAATTGTTATTGAGATGAAAACTGAATATTAAATCTGCCGCCACTTTGGTGCATGGCGAGGGCCAAAGGCCCTACAGGGAATCCGGGTGCTTCACGCGTGGCGCATACCGGCTCAGGGCTTGGTGCAGTTCGCGTAGATATCCAGCGCGGGTTTGTAGACACTGGTCTGCACATTCATCAGGCCGAGCACTGAATGAAAGTAGTTGTCGTGGCTCACCATGGTGTCCAGCTGTTGTTTCAGGCAGGCAGTGGTCAGCTTGTTGCGCTGCTCGAATTCGGGCGAGAGCCAGGTGATCCACGGCACGCGCTTTTGCACTTCAGGCGCAATGCCCCAGGGCATGCCGTGGAGGTAGAGGTTGTTCTCGCCCAGCGACTCGCCGTGGTCGGCCAGGTAGAGCAGGGCGGGTGCACTGCGCGCTTCCTGCTTTTTCAGCCACTGGATGGAAGAGGCCAGCAATTTGTCGGTGTAGACGATGCTGTTGTCATAGGCATTGAGCAGGCCTTCGCGGCTGCAGCTTTGCAGCGCGTTGTCGGTGCACTCGGGCAGGAATTTTTTGTCGGCTTGCGGCGAGCGTTTGTAATACGCCGGGCCGTGGCCGCCCATCTGGTGCATCACCACCACCACGCCTTTGGCGCGCCGCTCGGCCGGCAATGCGGCGATGCGCTCGTCAATGCCGTGCAGCATCACTTCGTCAAAACATTCGCCGCTGTCGCACAGGCCCGGCACCTTGAGTGCCACCGTGTTCACGTTGGGCACGCGGTCGCACACGCCTTTGCAGCCTGACTGGTTGTCGATCCACAGCACGGCCAGGCCCGCACGCTGCAGCACGTCCAGCATGCCTTCGTAGTTGGCGGGCCGGGAGTCATAAGCCTCGCGGCCGAAATTGGAGAACATGCAGGGCACCGATGCTGCGGTGCTGGTGCCGCAAGACCACGCATTGCGCAGGCTCACCACGTCTTCTTTTGCGAGCAGGGGGTTGGTGGGCCGGCCGTAGCCGTTGAGCGAAAAGTTGGCGCTGCGCGCTGTCTCGCCCAGCACCAGCAGCAGTAACGGGGGCTTGGTTTGCGCGGTGTAGCGGGCCCCCAGTTTGGCGTCTTCACCCAGCGGCAGCACGATGGATTCGTCGCGCTGGAAAGGTTTGGCCGCGATGGAACCCAGCGCGTAGAAGGAGTTGAGCGGGTTGATCAGGTAGCGCACATGCGTGTAGTTGCGCATGACCGAGGCGATGCTCTGGAAGAACAAAAATACCACCAGCACCAGCAGCACGCAGGCGCCTGTGGAGGTGGCCGCGTTGGCGAGCACTTGCCGCGCGGCGCCGGCGCGCCTGACTTTTTGCCGCCACACAAAAATCATCGGCAAGACCGCCAGCACCAGCACCGTGGCCAGCAGGCGCCAGTTCATCAGGTCGCGCGTTTCGCGCACATCGGTCTGCAGCGTGTTGACCATCATGGTCTTGTCGATGACGACGCCGTAGGCCATCATGAAATACGCGCCGAAAGCGGCCGACAGCAAAAAGAGCGTGACGGCCGGTTTGAGCGTCCAGCGCCAGGCCAGCAGGCTGAGCAGCGCCGTGGTGGCCAGTGCAATCACCAGCACCAGGGCCGTGCTGATCACCACAACCTGGCCGCCGGTCAGGCCCGGCAGGCGGGTCAGCTCGCGCCACAAGGCCACGTTGCACACCGTCGCGATCCACAAGCTTGCCATGACCACCAGCCACAGCGGCCGCATGCCGGGGTTCTGGCGGACGGTGGGCAGATGGACGGGCCGCGATGCGGAGGATGCAGAAGAGGAGGGGCGCAGCGGCATAGCGCTGGATTGTATTGGGGCGGCCTTAACGGGGGCTTAACGGTGGCTTAGGGCCGCTTCATGACGTTCAGCCGGGAACAGGCAGCCCCAGCTGCCGCGCGTGGTGGCGCAGGTGCTCGTCCATAAAGGTCGCGATGAAGTAATAGCCATGGTCATAGCCGGCATGGCGGTGCAGCGTCAGCGGCTGGCCCGCTTTGGCGCAGGCCGCTTCAAAGCGCTCGGGGTACAGCTGCTCGGCCAGGAATTTGTCGTCCAGCCCCTGGTCTATGCGGATGCCGCCCGGGTAGGGCGCTGCGGGCATGAGGTTCATCAGGGCGGTGGCGTCGTGTTCAACCCAGTTTGATTCGTCGCTGCCGAGGTAGCCGGTGAATGCCTTGCGTCCCCAGGGGCACTGGCTGGGTGCGCAGATGGGCGCAAAGGCCGAGACGGAATTGAAAAGATCAGGATGCCTGAGCGCGAGCGTCAACGCGCCGTGGCCTCCCATCGAATGGCCGAAGATGCCGATGCGTGCTGCATCCATCGGCAGCGCGCCCGTCAGCAGTGGCAGCAGCTCCGCGGTGATGTAACTCTCCATGCGGTAGTGCTGCGACCACGGCGCTTGCGTGGCATCAAGATAAAAACCGGCGCCCCGGCCGAAGTCCCAGCTGTCGGTTTCGCCCGGAATTTTGGCGCCGCGCGGGCTGGTGTCAGGCGCGATCAACGCCAGGCCCAGCTCGGCCGCCAGGCGCTGAGCGCCAGCTTTGATCATGAAAGTTTCTTCGTTGCAGGTCAGGCCCGCCAGATACATCAGTGCCGGCACCTTCTCCCCGGCCACGGCTTGTGGCGGCAGGAACACCGAGAACTTCATCGGCAGGCCAACCTCGCGTGAGTCGTGCTGGTAGAAACGCTGCACGCCGCCGAAGCAGCCGTGTTCGCCGAGGAGTTCTAGAGTTGTTGCCATTGGGAGGTCTTCACAAGCAGGAGCCGCGGAACCGGCTTTGCCGGACCGCAGGCGGGCGCCCCTTGAGGGGGCAGAGAGCTACACGAAGTGAGCGAACGTGGGGGCTTGCATTAGTACAGGACCACACCACGAATCGATTCACCGCTCTTCATCAAATCAAACCCCTTGTTGATATCTTCCAGCGGCATGGTGTGCGTGATCAGGTCGTCGATATTGATCTTGCCCTCCATGTACCAGTCCACAATTTTCGGCACATCGGTGCGGCCGCGCGCGCCGCCGAAGGCCGAGCCTTCCCATTTGCGGCCGGTGACGAGCTGGAAGGGGCGGGTGCTGATCTCGGCGCCGGCCTCGGCCACGCCGATGATGATGCTGCGGCCCCAGCCCTTGTGCGTGCATTCCAGCGCCTGGCGCATCACCTTGGTGTTGCCAATGCATTCAAAACTGTAGTCGGCGCCGCCGTCGGTCAGCTGCACGATGGCGTCGACCACGTTCTCGGTCTCTTTCGGGTTGATGAAATGCGTCATGCCGAATTTGCGCGCCATCTCTTGCCGCGCGGGGTTGATGTCGACGCCGATGATCTTGTCGGCGCCGACCATCTTGGCCCCCTGGATCACATTGAGGCCGATGCCGCCCAGGCCGAACACCACGACGCTGGCGCCGGCTTCGACCTTGGCGGTGAAGAGCACCGCGCCAATGCCGGTGGTGACGCCGCAGCCGATGTAACAGACCTTGTCAAAGGGCGCGTCTTCGCGGATCTTGGCCAGCGAGATTTCGGGGGCGACGGTGTAGTTGCTGAAGGTGGATGTGCCCATGTAGTGAAAGATGGGCTTGCCGTCCAGGCTGAAGCGGCTGGTGGCGTCGGGCATCAGGCCCTTGCCTTGCGTGCCGCGAATCAGCTGGCACAAATTGGTTTTGCGCGACAGGCAGAACTTGCACTGCCGGCATTCGGGTGTGTAGAGCGGGATGACGTGATCGCCTTTTTTGAGCGTGGTCACGCCGGGGCCGACATCGACCACGATGCCCGCGCCTTCATGGCCCAGGATGGCCGGGAAGATGCCTTCCGGGTCGGCGCCCGAGAGCGTGTAGTAGTCGGTGTGGCAGATGCCGGTGGCCTTGATCTCGACGAGCACCTCGCCGAACTTCGGGCCTTGCAGGTCCACGGTTTCAATCGTCAGGGGCTGGCCTGATTTCCAGGCGACGGCGGCTTTGGTTTTCATGGTGTGGGGCTTGGGCTTGAGGTGGATGAGCAAGGATTCAGTGCGTCAGCCACTATAAGCCAGCACCCGGGCCGGCCCGTCACCTGGGTCCCTTCTGCAGGTACTCAGCTGTTTCATTTTGAGAAAACCTGTGCCTTGCGTGTTGCAAGCCGGCGCGCCGCCATGCAGGATTTTTCGGACTTATAAGTAAAAAAGCCGTCTAGCCCAATCACCATACGGGCAGACAGCTCCTTATTTGATAGCAAACGGTGCTGGCAGGCGACGCCTGCCCCGCATGGCTTCAGCAGCCTTAGCGGCCGATTTCCTTCAGGTACTGCGCGCGTGCGGCGATGGCCGTGTCGGTGAAGTCGGTGAACACGCCGTCAACGCCGGCGCGGTAGAAAGCCAGGTATTCGGCCTTGGGGTCGCCCTGGTAGTCGGCGGCCAGGCGGCGGCGCTCATCGCGGAAGGTGAAGGGGTGCACGAAGAGGCCTGCCTTGTGCGCATCGGCCACAAAGCTGGTGACGGCCGTCGAGGTGGAGTCGGCGTCGTTGAGTTTGCCGTCGCGGTTGATGTCGACCTGCTTGCCGTCGGCGCCGATGGTGCCCGTGGTGCTGATGATGTAGCGCTTCCAGGGGCCCACGCCGTCGGCGTAGGTTTTGATCTCGGCCAGGCCTGCGGGCGTGGTCAGCGCATCGAAGAAACGCTTGTCGCCGGCCTTGGTCCAGTCGTAAGGACGGTCGCTCGGCACGGCGAAGGTCACGCGGCCGGTTTTCGGGTCAATGCCGTCTCCGTCGATCAGCTGGATCAGTTTCGTGTTGAGGCCCTTGCTCTTCATGTACTTCAGGCTGCCCGGCTCAAACGACTGCACGTAGATGGGCGCGGTCTTGCTGTTCCATCCGGCGGCATTGATGATGGCAATCAGCTTGTCTTCCATCGGCAGGCCGAGTTCGCGGAAGTAGGTCGGGTTCTTGGTCTCGGGGTAGATCGCAATCGTGCGGCCGGTCTTGGCGGACTGGGCCTTGGCCATGTCGACGACCTCCTGAAAGGTCGGGATCCTGTACTGGCCGTTGAACTGCTGCGGGCGCTCGGCGTCGGTCGAGATCGCGCCCAGGGTGCGGATTTCAGCCAGCGTGAAGTCGTTGCTGAACCAGCCGGTCTGCGTTTCGCCGTCGACCTGGATGGTCTTCTTGCGCGAAGCAAATTCAGGGCGTTTGGCCACGTCGGTGCTGATGGCCAGGTTGGGGTCGTGGCGGGTGACGAGCACGCCGTCTTTTGTGACGACCAGGTCCATCTCGATCACGTCGGCGCCGAGTTCAATCGCGCGCACATAGGCCTCCATCGTTTCTTCGGGCACATAACCAGAAGCACCGCGGTGGGCGATGACCAGCGGCGCCTTGCCGTCCAGGGTGGAGAGGCCGGCTTGCGATGTCGTGCCTGAGGACGAGCACGCGGCCAGCACTACGCTGCTGCAAACAAGGGCGAGCAGGCTGCCTTGTTTCATCGTCAAGTTCAAGGCCTTGCGGGTCGATACGGTCATGGGTGCATCCCTCTACTTGTTAAAAGGCTGATCGTATGCGCCGGATCACGACAGGCATGTGACAGTGTGTGTGGCGATGATGTCTATACAACAGGCGGCGAACCGCGTGCCGCATACTGGCGTTCATGGGAACACGCGACACCATCAGGAACTGGGCAAAGCGCATCAAACGCGATGGCGTGACGCTTTGGTTTGCCGGCAAACACCCTGCCACGCCCTGGTATGCCAAGGCCCTCGGGCTTGTTGTCGTGGCCTATGCGCTCAGCCCCATCGACCTGATCCCGGATTTCATCCCTGTGCTGGGTTATGTGGACGACGTACTGCTGCTTCCCGGGCTCATCTGGCTGGCCGTCAGGATGTTACCGGCCGAGGTTCTCGCCGATTGCCGCGAGCAGGCGGATATCTGGATAGCGACGAAGGGGGTGAGTCCGCGCAGCCGGGCCGGTGCGGCCCTCGTCGTCGTGCTCTGGATAGGCGCCGGCGCCGCCCTCTGGATCTGGCTCGTTCAGCCGCGGCTGTAATGAGGCCAAAAAAATGCCGGAGCAAGCCCGGCATTTTTGATAAGAGGTGATGAGCGCGCAGGGCGTCAGGCGATCAGGCGCTGAAGAACCCCTTGAGCTTGTCGGCCCAGCCTTCTTCCGTCGGCGAATGTTTGGCGCCGCCTTTTTTCAGCGACTCATCCAGCTCCTTGAGCAGCTTGCGCTGGTGCTCGGTGAGCTTGACCGGTGTTTCCACCGTGATGTGGCAATACAGATCGCCCGGGTAGCTCGAACGCACACCCTTGATGCCCTTGCCGCGCAGCCTGAACTGCTTGGAGGCCTGGGTGCCTTCGGGGATGTCGATCGCGGCCTTGCCGGCGAGTGTCGGCACTTCAATCTCGCCGCCCAGTGCCGCGGTGGTGAAGCTGATGGGCACCGCGCAATGCAGGTCGTCGCCGTCGCGCTCGAAGATGTCGTGCTTCTTCAGGCGGATCTCGATGTACAGGTCACCGGGTGGGCCGCCGTTGGTGCCCGGCTCGCCGTTGCCGGTCGAGCGGATGCGCATGCCGTCGTCGATGCCCGCGGGGATTTTGACTTCCAGCGTCTTGTTGTTCTTGGTCTTGCCCACGCCGTGGCAGGTGATGCACGGCTCGGGAATCAGCTTGCCCGTGCCTTTGCACTGCGGGCAGGTTTGCTGCACGCTGAAGAAACCCTGGCGCATCTGCACCACGCCGTGGCCGTGGCAGGTGGTGCAGGTCACCACCTTGGTGCCGGGCTTGGCGCCGCTGCCGTGGCAGGTGTTGCAGTCGTCCCAGCTAGGGATGCGGATTTGCGCTTCCTTGCCGTTGGCGGCTTCTTCTAGCGTGATTTCCATGGCGTAGCTCAGGTCGCCGCCGCGGTACACCTGCCGGCCGCCGCCGCGCTGCGCACCGCCGCGCTGGCCGCCGAACACGTCGCCGAAGATGTCGCCGAAGGCTTCGGCAAAACCGCCAAAGCCTTCTGCGCCCGGGCCGCCGCGCATGTTCGGGTCAACACCCGCGTGGCCGTACTGGTCGTAGGCCGCGCGTTTGTCGCTGTCAGAAAGCATCTCGTAGGCCTCTTTGGCCTCCTTGAATTTTTCTTCGGCAACCTTGGACGCATCCCCCTGGTTGCGGTCGGGGTGGTGCTTCATCGCGAGTTTGCGATACGCCTTTTTGATGTCTTCATCACTGGCGTTTTTGGGAACGCCCAGTGTGTCGTAGTAGTCTTTTTTGGTGGCCATGGCGGTCAGTCAGGTCAGTCAGAAATCGTTGTTGTGAAGGGCACACGGGTGGCAAACGCAAAAGCGGAAAGCCGGAATTGCTCCCGGTTTCCGCCTTTGCCTTCTGCCTGTGCCGTCTGCTTTTGCATGCAGTTATCGCGCCAATGCAGGGGTGCTTTGTGAAAAGCGCTTAGCCCTTTTTGACTTCCTTGACTTCGGCGTCCACGACATTGTCGTCGGCGGCCGGCTTGGCTTCAGCCTGTGCGGCGCCCGCTGCACCTGCATCACCGGCTGCTGCCTGCGATGCCTGCATGTCGGCGTACATTTTTTCGCCCAGCTTCTGGCTGGCTTCCATCAGGGCCGTGTTCTTGGCGTCGATGGCGGCCTTGTCGTCACCGGTGAGGGCTTCTTCCATGTCCTTGATGGCGGCTTCGATCTTTTCCTTCTCGCCGGCTTCGAGCTTGTCGCCGTATTCGCCCAGCGATTTCTTCACGCTGTGCACCATGGCTTCAGCGTTGTTCTTGGCGGTGACGAACTCGACCTTCTTCTTGTCTTCTTCGGCGTTCAGCTCGGCGTCTTTCACCATCTGCTGGATTTCAGCTTCGGACAAACCGGAGTTGGCCTTGATGGTGATCTTGTTTTCCTTGCCGGTGCCCTTGTCTTTGGCGCCGACGTGCAGGATGCCGTTGGCGTCGATGTCGAAGGAGACTTCAATTTGCGGCGTCCCGCGTGCTGCAGGCGGAATGCCTTCGAGGTTGAACTCGCCCAGCGCCTTGTTGCCCGAGGCGATTTCGCGCTCGCCCTGGAACACCTTGATCGTCACGGCCGGCTGGTTGTCTTCAGCGGTGGAGAAGGTCTGTGCGAACTTGGTCGGGATGGTCGTGTTCTTCTTGATCATCTTGGTCATCACGCCGCCCATGGTTTCGATACCGAGGGACAGCGGGGTGACGTCGAGCAGCAGCACGTCGGTGCGGTCGCCGGAGAGCACCTGGCCTTGAATCGCGGCGCCGACGGCCACGGCTTCATCGGGGTTCACGTCCTTGCGGGGTTCCTTGCCGAAGAGCTCCTTGACCTTCTCTTGCACCTTGGGCATGCGGGTCTGGCCGCCGACCAGGATCACGTCATGGATGTCGGCGGCGGTGACGCCGGCGTCTTTCATGGCGATGCGGCAAGGCGCAATCGTGCGCTCGATCAGTTCGTCGACCAGGCTTTCGAGCTTGGCGCGGGTCAGCTTGACCAGCAAGTGCTTGGGGCCGGTGGCCGGGTCGTGTGCGATGTAGGGAATGTTGACTTCGGTGGCCGGGCTGTTGGACAGCTCGATCTTGGCCTTTTCAGCCGAGTCTTTCAGGCGCTGCAGGGCCACCACGTCTTTGGACAGGTCGATGCCGCTGTCCTTCTTGAACTCGGCCACGATGTAGTCGATGACGCGCTGGTCGAAGTCTTCGCCGCCCAGGAAGGTGTCGCCGTTGGTGGAGAGCACTTCGAACTGCTTTTCGCCGTCGACATCGGCGATCTCGATGATGGAGATGTCGAAGGTGCCGCCGCCCAGGTCATACACGGCGATCTTGCGGTCGCCCTTTTCCTGCTTGTCCAGGCCGAAGGCGAGAGCCGCTGCGGTGGGTTCGTTGATGATGCGCTTGACTTCAAGGCCGGCGATGCGGCCGGCGTCTTTGGTCGCCTGACGCTGTGCGTCATTGAAGTACGCAGGCACGGTGATCACGGCTTCGGTGACCGGCTCGCCGAGGTAGTCTTCGGCGGTTTTTTTCATCTTGCGCAGGATGTCCGCGCTGACTTGCTGGGCCGACAGCTTCTTGCCGCGCACTTCCACCCAGGCGTCGCCGTTGTCGGCGGCCACGATGGCGTAGGGCATCAGCGCGATGTCCTTCTGGACTTCTTTTTCAGTGAACTTGCGGCCGATCAAACGCTTGACGGCGTACAGGGTGTTCTTGGGGTTGGTCACGGCC harbors:
- a CDS encoding DOPA 4,5-dioxygenase family protein; this translates as MTQRPENLFARYHAHVYFGPGKTEQARALCEKAGELFGVAVGRVHEREVGPHPRWSCQLAFDSEKFDRLIPWLESERKGLDVFVHGLTGDDLADHTTHASWLGEPAELKLEMFRR
- a CDS encoding PA0069 family radical SAM protein, with translation MSDATIPIHAIKGRGTATRMPHRFEKDVRSAWDDGWGTLEGDAAGEAPRIETSVTMEDARSAIVGNDSPDIFFDYSINPYRGCEHGCVYCYARPTHSYLNLSPGLDFETKIIAKRNIAEVLRADLRKRSYVPRLLNIGSATDCYQPAERELRLTRSIIEVMQEVKHPFSLITKSSGVERDLDLLAPLAADKLAAAYVTITTLDGELARKLEPRAAAPHRRLRTIRTLAEHGIPVGVSVAPQIPFVNDDMEHVLEAAWEAGARSAFYTVIRLPWEVAPIFKEWLELHYPQRAARIMARIHEMRGGKDYDADFATRMKGHGLWAELIKQRFEKACSRIGFNRQRIELDLSRFQPPGPPGTAGQGSLF
- a CDS encoding GNAT family N-acetyltransferase — protein: MALEWKYSSEGMTAADWEELSNLYRIAPLGEKKPADLQLVFSNSMFKCFVYDAGNLIAAGRAVADGKDCSYICDIAVAPDRQGSGLGKEMVAALVRLSQGHKKIILYAVPGKEPFYRKLGFKRMATAMAIFANQEQALKDGLLTDN
- a CDS encoding L,D-transpeptidase: MESTRILISLQEQTLRLFRSSELLREYPVSTARNGAGEMQGSACTPRGLHVVRAKIGAGREMGTVFVGRRPTGEVWNAELAEANPERDWILTRILWLCGREPGKNRFGEVDTMRRYIYIHGCPDDAPMGEPLSHGCVRMRNADVVELFDLVAPGTEVVIDC
- a CDS encoding amino acid ABC transporter permease, whose amino-acid sequence is MDLTGLTQLLRDALPLMLKGAAWTLLLAVASVFFGAIIGTLVAVTRLAKVPVLSQFATLYVSCMRGTPLLVQLFVIYFGLPSIGIQFDPISAGILGLSLNVGAYLSETIRGAINGVEHGQWNAARSLGLTQAQTLRYVIGPQALRLAVPSLSNSLISLIKDTSLVSVIAVGELMLATKEVIATTFQPFPLYLAAAGIYWAMSASFETLQKKLEVRLNRSYLR
- a CDS encoding transporter substrate-binding domain-containing protein translates to MNIRKAVASTLLLTLALGASAADLLDTVKQRGTLKVALEGTYPPFNYKEGGQLAGFEVELANALAQKLGVKAEFSTSEWSAILAGLQAGKYDVVINQVGITDKRKETFDFSEPYTISAPQLIIRKDEKREFKSLADLKGKKLGLGQGTNYADIAKKVGGIDVKTYPGAQEYLQDLALGRIDAALNDSLLIPYIVKQTKLPLKPGAPVGDLEKSGIPFVKNNPKFKAAIDKALADLQADGSFAKISTKWFDRDVSKPPVATK
- a CDS encoding phosphoethanolamine transferase gives rise to the protein MPLRPSSSASSASRPVHLPTVRQNPGMRPLWLVVMASLWIATVCNVALWRELTRLPGLTGGQVVVISTALVLVIALATTALLSLLAWRWTLKPAVTLFLLSAAFGAYFMMAYGVVIDKTMMVNTLQTDVRETRDLMNWRLLATVLVLAVLPMIFVWRQKVRRAGAARQVLANAATSTGACVLLVLVVFLFFQSIASVMRNYTHVRYLINPLNSFYALGSIAAKPFQRDESIVLPLGEDAKLGARYTAQTKPPLLLLVLGETARSANFSLNGYGRPTNPLLAKEDVVSLRNAWSCGTSTAASVPCMFSNFGREAYDSRPANYEGMLDVLQRAGLAVLWIDNQSGCKGVCDRVPNVNTVALKVPGLCDSGECFDEVMLHGIDERIAALPAERRAKGVVVVMHQMGGHGPAYYKRSPQADKKFLPECTDNALQSCSREGLLNAYDNSIVYTDKLLASSIQWLKKQEARSAPALLYLADHGESLGENNLYLHGMPWGIAPEVQKRVPWITWLSPEFEQRNKLTTACLKQQLDTMVSHDNYFHSVLGLMNVQTSVYKPALDIYANCTKP